DNA from Thermococcus argininiproducens:
TTGCTCCGGTATTGGCAGGGAGTTTGATATACTTTGCTGGTTTTTGGGTCGTCTTCATTTCCTGTTCTATCCTTGGTCTTATCACATTGGCATTGACCTTTACACTTCCTAAAGCAGAAGGGGGGCTAAGAAGGTTTGAATTTTCATTTAGCTCTACCATCTTGTTACTTGGTCTGTTAGATGCAGCTGTTTATATGGCTTATCAGAGTATTGAAACCTTTTTGCCACTATTTTACTTCTTGGAAGATAAAGCTTGGCTCTCTGGGTTGATTCTTACAATTGAAATCTCTATAATGGCCATTGTGAAACCTTATGCGGGGTATTTGAGTGACAAAATTGGGAGAATAAAGCCGATAATTGTAGGAATGGGAATGGTGAGCGTTGCAATGTTAATATTTGCTTTTTCAGGCTCTTTACCACTAATAATTGGAGGAGCTATTTTGTTCTCTCTTGGAGCCTCGGTGAGTGAAGCTTCAACTAAGCCCTTGGCAACTGAGATCTCAAAACTTAGAGGCACGGCCTTAGGTTTTTTGGAGAGTATAAAGGATATAGGGCAGGCATTGGGGCCTATAATAGTAGGATTTCTTGGTTTTAAAGTGGGGTTTGCTTTTGTTGGTATTTTTGGAATGGCAGCATTGGTGGTATTTATAACGGCTTTTAAGGGTATGAAGTGGGGATGACCATGGCACTCTCATTTAAGCCCATTTGGTTTGATTCATTGGGTGCTAAAAGCTCGTGTGTCTTGGTTAGGACTTCTGATGTCTCGATCTTAATAGATCCTGGAATTGCTATTATGCAACCGAGTTTTCCAGCGAGTGAAGAAGAGAAAATCGAATGGCTTATTGAGGGCGAGAAGGCAATAAAGAGAGCCAGTGAAAAGGCCGATATTGTTGTTATCACACACTATCACTATGATCACTACTTTCCAAGTGATTTAGACGTGTATAAAGGCAAACTTCTCCTAGTTAAGGATCCAAATGAGTATATAAACGATTCTCAGAGAGAACGGGCGGAGTATTTCTACTCTAATCTCTACAGATATTTTGGGGATCTAAAATTGGAGGATATTTGGAGAAAATCGGAATCAAAGGAGTACCCAAATCCGTTAGAGGAGTTACCAATTGCATTTTCTAAAGACTTTGGTGATTACAATACGCGGAGGAAACAACTCCTTGAAAAAGGTCTCAAATGGTTCAAAAATAGGGTTAATAAGTGGAACCAGAATCCTAGGATTCCTGAGATGAGTTTTGGGAATTTCAAAGTCATATTTGCTGATGGAGGAACATTTCAATTTGGAGACACGGAAATTAGATTTACAAGGCCTCTCTTTCATGGAATAGAGTTTTCAAGGGTGGGGTGGGTGATCTCGGTAGTGATTGAATGCAAAGAAGAAAAATTCATTCATTCAAGTGATTTGAATGGGCCAATAATAGAGGATTATGCAGAGTGGATAGTCAAGGAAAATCCAGATATTCTTGTTTTGGATGGTCCCATGACATACATGCTTGGCTATCTCCTTAATAAGATCAACTTAAGGAGAACAATTGAAAATGCAGTAAAAATTGTAAAGGTGATAGATGCGGAAGTCATTATATATGACCATCATCTACCAAGAGAGCGCCACTTTAGGGAACACACAAAAGAAGTGTGGGAAGCAGCAGAAAAGGCCGGTAAGACAGTCTTAACGGCTGCGGAATTTTTAGGGAGGAAGCCAAAGGTTTTAGAAATCAAATGACTAGAAAATCTAAAATTAAAAAGAGAACATCTCCCTGATATTCCCTCTATTCTTTTGGAGGAAATGCGCCAAGTTGCTGTAGCATGCCAAATACATCGTAACCCCACCACAACTCTGCAATTTTGTCCTCTTCAAACCGATATATAGCAATCCCCTCGAGGGTTATTCCATTTCCGGTTGGCGGGATTCCCATAAACGTATCTTTTTGTGTTCCAGTAACTCTCCAGCGCTTTACTATTTTATCATCTTCAGCAATAGTATCTTCAATAGTTACGTGAAAATCTGGGAATACTTTATGTAAAAAGAGCACCCATTGCTTAAAGGTTTCGAGATTTGTAACGTCAGGGTTGCTAGGGTCGTGGTTTATGAAATTGGGTGCGTAAAGCCTGTCTGCTAGACTGACATCTCCTTTGTTCCAGAGCTCGTCTACTGATTGCTGGATAATCCTTTCTTTTTCTGCCCTCATTTTATCACCTCCTTCATGCTTCTGTCTCATTATTCGATCGCTAGTATTTCTGAAAGAAAGTTGGGGTTTATGAGACTCCTCCGTCTACGTGTTCTGTGCTCAAAGTGTATATACTTTAGCATTATGTCAAGATAAAGTAACATTTAACTTTACCAAGAGAAAAGCCAAAAATATAAAGCAAAAGAAGACATTACTTCAAGATAATTCTTGCATCTACTATGACCACGCCTTCTCCTTCAGGGTAAACAAAGATTGGGTTAAGGTCCATTTCCTTAATGTAATCTTTGAGGTCATCAACGAGCTGTGAGACTTTTAGCATCATGTCAACAATTGCTTTCATGTCGGCTGGTGGTTCGCCTCTTGCACCTGCTAGAATTGGGTATCCGTTAATACTCTTTATCATAGTCCACGCGTCTTTCTCTTCAATTGGGATTATTCTGAATGTGACATCCTTGAGAATTTCTACGAAAATTCCACCAAGACCAAACATTATTGCATGTCCAAACTGTGGGTCTTCGGTAACACCAATGATAATCTCCCTTCCTAGTTTGAGCATTGGAGCTATTAAGACACCGAGAATTTCTGCATCTGGTCTGTATTTTCGGGCGTTCTCGTGGATTTCTTCCCACTTTTGTTTAAGTTCTTCATCGTTCTTTATTTTGAGCATGACAACTTTTGCATCGCTCTTGTGAAGGATTTGGGGTGACATTAGCTTCATGACTACTGGGTAGCCAATTTCGTTAGCATATTTTATGGCCTCATCCACAGTTTTTGCTAATTTTTCTTCTGGAAGGGGTAAGCCATAAGCCTTTAAAACCTGTTTTGCTTCGTATTCAACTAAGGATTTCCTACCCTGAGCCAAAACCTCTTTAATTACCTTTAACGCTTCTTCTTTCATATTATTCCCTCCATAATAAGGAAATAAGGAGCAGATCACTCCTCATTTAATTTTTCTAAGTATTTTGCATATTGGACGAGTCCAGCTATCGCCCTAACTCCTCTCTCGGGTGTGGGATATACTGGTACTCCTTTATCCTCGAGTATCTTTGCATAGTACTCTGTCTTTTTACCACCCATTGCAACTGCTACTATTGGTTTCTCACTCTTCTTTGCGTAATCTGCAAGAATTTCTATGATCTTTTCTTCGTTTAACAATGGTACTTGGAAGAGGACTATTATAACTATTGCGTCTACGTTGGGATCGTTTACAAAGGCCTCAATAGCGTATTTGTATCTCTGAGCGTCAGTATCACCTACTACGTCAGTTGGATTGCCAGCTACGGCGTGTGGTGGGAAGTGCTCTTTTAGGTATTTGATGGTTTCTTCACTAAGCTCGGCCATTTTGAGGCCAAATTTTGCAACAGCATCACTTGCCATAACTCCTGCTCCACCACCATCAGTAATGATTCCAATTCTGTCTCCGTTTGGAAGTTTGCACTTTGCGAAGGCCTTTGCGACGTCGAACATGTGCTCAAAGTCCTCTGCTCTCAGAATTCCAGTTTGCTTAAACACAGCATCGTATATTGTATCTGCTCCGGCTAATGATCCAGTGTGGGATGAGGCTGCTTTGGCACCGTATTCGGTTCTCCCGCTCTTAAGAGCTATTACTGGCTTCACTTTTGTTATTCTCTTTGCAGCTTCAATGAATTTTCTCCCTTCTTTTACACCCTCTATGTAAAAGGTAACAACCTTTATGCTTTCATCGTGTATGAAGTAGTCCATCAAATCAGCATCGTCAACATCAAGTTTGTTACCATAACTTACCATTTTTCCAATTCCTATTCCTGCTAAGGCCGCCCAATCAAGCATTGCTGCAGCAAAGGCTCCACTTTGGGAAACAAATGCAATTGAACCGTTTTTTGGCCTATCCATTTTTTGCTCTGGGAGAAAAACTGTGTCAACTCCAGTATCTGGGACGTACACACCAACACAATTGGGTCCTATAACTCTTATCCCATTTTCTCTTGCTATCTGGAGGATTTCTTCTTCCATTTTCTTTCCTTCTTCTCCAAGTTCTCCAAAACCGCCCGTAATGATTATCACAGACTTTATTCCCTTTTCGGCAATTTCTTTCATGGTTTGTGGGACAAATGGGGCTGGTATGGATATTACTGCCAAGTCTGTATCCTCTGGGAGATCTTTCACACTTTTGTAAACCTTGTATCCCTCGATCTCGTCCAGCTTGGGGTTCACTGGGTATATGTTTCCTTTAAAAACCCCTTGCTCTTTGTTTTTCTTAAAGTTCTCAAAAATGACGTTTCCAACCTTTCCTTTTTTATCTGTTGCTCCTATGATAGCAACAGCATTGGGTTCGAAGAAGGGTTTAAGTTCTTCGATGATTTTTGGGCTTTTCATGGTATCACCTCAAAATTTTTATGAATAATCTTCCACTTGAACTTTATCTTCTTCTGTATAAAAGTTTTATGTGGGTAAAATAAGCTCTTTGATGAATTAATAAGGGCATTACTGCCCGAAAATTGAAGGAACATCAAACAGCGTTTATCATAACATCCAAAAATTCAAGGCTTTTAAGAACTCCGTCAAAGCTTTTTACCTCTAGTGACATTGGAACATTGGGGGTTTGTCTGATCACGTCTTTCCAGGGTACATTGCCTTCTCCGAGAGCTAGATGGGAGTCATGCGCTCCATCATTGTCACTTAAATGCGCATAGATAATTCTGTCCTTTAAGAGTTTGATAAATTCCGTGAACTCTCCATTAACTGTATTTAAATGGCCGATGTCAAAAGTGACAAATATATCGGTTCCTTCTACCAGTTCTTTAATGCGTTCTGGAGTTTGGCCATCCAGAATCCAAAAAGAGGGCATATTTTCTAGGGCCACTTTTATCCCTACTTTTTGAGCTACTTTGTCAATTTCCTCTAGTGAGCGTTTCTGGATCTTTTCATATGCTTTTGGGAAACGGCCACTTAGAGGAGAATGATGCGCGGGATGAATCACAACTAGCATGGAGCCCATATAGTGCGCAATTTTAAGAGTTTCAAAGAGAAGTTCTAGTGATGCTCTTCTTATCTTTTCATTTAATGATCCAATGTTTATGTCACTAAACGGTGCATGAATTACGCTTTTTAATTTGGCCTCTTCTAAGAACTCTACATGAGTTTTGTAATTGTATTTATTTAGTGCA
Protein-coding regions in this window:
- a CDS encoding MFS transporter, which translates into the protein MRKTLYIILIAGFFAILGSTMSKSPTLPLYAQSLGLSRGEIGIIAAASTITGIFVNFASGLLSDIYGRKRLLKISGFVFFSAPLLYFFADDAITLALVRAYYGIATAIFVPVSLALISDIYPERKGTFMGILSSATLVGRAIAPVLAGSLIYFAGFWVVFISCSILGLITLALTFTLPKAEGGLRRFEFSFSSTILLLGLLDAAVYMAYQSIETFLPLFYFLEDKAWLSGLILTIEISIMAIVKPYAGYLSDKIGRIKPIIVGMGMVSVAMLIFAFSGSLPLIIGGAILFSLGASVSEASTKPLATEISKLRGTALGFLESIKDIGQALGPIIVGFLGFKVGFAFVGIFGMAALVVFITAFKGMKWG
- a CDS encoding MBL fold metallo-hydrolase, with translation MALSFKPIWFDSLGAKSSCVLVRTSDVSILIDPGIAIMQPSFPASEEEKIEWLIEGEKAIKRASEKADIVVITHYHYDHYFPSDLDVYKGKLLLVKDPNEYINDSQRERAEYFYSNLYRYFGDLKLEDIWRKSESKEYPNPLEELPIAFSKDFGDYNTRRKQLLEKGLKWFKNRVNKWNQNPRIPEMSFGNFKVIFADGGTFQFGDTEIRFTRPLFHGIEFSRVGWVISVVIECKEEKFIHSSDLNGPIIEDYAEWIVKENPDILVLDGPMTYMLGYLLNKINLRRTIENAVKIVKVIDAEVIIYDHHLPRERHFREHTKEVWEAAEKAGKTVLTAAEFLGRKPKVLEIK
- a CDS encoding ester cyclase encodes the protein MRQKHEGGDKMRAEKERIIQQSVDELWNKGDVSLADRLYAPNFINHDPSNPDVTNLETFKQWVLFLHKVFPDFHVTIEDTIAEDDKIVKRWRVTGTQKDTFMGIPPTGNGITLEGIAIYRFEEDKIAELWWGYDVFGMLQQLGAFPPKE
- a CDS encoding acetate--CoA ligase family protein, yielding MKEEALKVIKEVLAQGRKSLVEYEAKQVLKAYGLPLPEEKLAKTVDEAIKYANEIGYPVVMKLMSPQILHKSDAKVVMLKIKNDEELKQKWEEIHENARKYRPDAEILGVLIAPMLKLGREIIIGVTEDPQFGHAIMFGLGGIFVEILKDVTFRIIPIEEKDAWTMIKSINGYPILAGARGEPPADMKAIVDMMLKVSQLVDDLKDYIKEMDLNPIFVYPEGEGVVIVDARIILK
- a CDS encoding acetate--CoA ligase family protein gives rise to the protein MKSPKIIEELKPFFEPNAVAIIGATDKKGKVGNVIFENFKKNKEQGVFKGNIYPVNPKLDEIEGYKVYKSVKDLPEDTDLAVISIPAPFVPQTMKEIAEKGIKSVIIITGGFGELGEEGKKMEEEILQIARENGIRVIGPNCVGVYVPDTGVDTVFLPEQKMDRPKNGSIAFVSQSGAFAAAMLDWAALAGIGIGKMVSYGNKLDVDDADLMDYFIHDESIKVVTFYIEGVKEGRKFIEAAKRITKVKPVIALKSGRTEYGAKAASSHTGSLAGADTIYDAVFKQTGILRAEDFEHMFDVAKAFAKCKLPNGDRIGIITDGGGAGVMASDAVAKFGLKMAELSEETIKYLKEHFPPHAVAGNPTDVVGDTDAQRYKYAIEAFVNDPNVDAIVIIVLFQVPLLNEEKIIEILADYAKKSEKPIVAVAMGGKKTEYYAKILEDKGVPVYPTPERGVRAIAGLVQYAKYLEKLNEE
- a CDS encoding sugar phosphate isomerase/epimerase family protein is translated as MEKVIGVSTQALYDKSLSLALYKIRQLKVNFVEIVNEGYHALNKYNYKTHVEFLEEAKLKSVIHAPFSDINIGSLNEKIRRASLELLFETLKIAHYMGSMLVVIHPAHHSPLSGRFPKAYEKIQKRSLEEIDKVAQKVGIKVALENMPSFWILDGQTPERIKELVEGTDIFVTFDIGHLNTVNGEFTEFIKLLKDRIIYAHLSDNDGAHDSHLALGEGNVPWKDVIRQTPNVPMSLEVKSFDGVLKSLEFLDVMINAV